One Peptostreptococcus equinus genomic window carries:
- a CDS encoding NAD(P)/FAD-dependent oxidoreductase, whose protein sequence is MLNYDLVVIGGGPAGLAAAVEAKKNGIDSILIIERDRELGGILNQCIHSGFGLHEFKEELAGPEYAQRFIDQVNELGIEYILNTMVIELNKDKEIIALSEDGLINIGAKSIVLAMGCRERTAGAVAMNGYRPAGVYTAGMAQRMMNMEGLMVGKEVVIYGSGDIGLIMARRMTLEGAKVKCVVEISPQSSGLNRNIAQCLNDYDIPLYLSHNINKVHGKEKIEGVTICKVDEKWQPIKGTEQYFSCDTLLLSIGLIPENELTVNAGIEIGEVTNGPKVKSNMETSMEGVFSCGNVLHVHDIVDFVTKESRVAGKNAADYIKGINDSDGKKLFETEAGNGVSYVIPNYVVSGGKDGANLYFRSRKPYKKVEVKVLIGDKVIKTKKMPAMIPSEMVNIPLSPEEIANLNDKIKVEVKEIGK, encoded by the coding sequence ATGTTAAATTACGATTTAGTTGTGATAGGTGGAGGTCCTGCTGGACTTGCAGCTGCAGTTGAAGCTAAAAAGAATGGAATAGATTCTATTTTGATTATAGAAAGAGATAGAGAATTAGGTGGTATATTAAATCAGTGTATACACAGTGGATTTGGACTTCACGAATTTAAAGAAGAACTGGCTGGACCTGAATATGCACAAAGATTTATAGATCAAGTAAACGAATTAGGAATTGAGTATATACTAAATACAATGGTTATAGAGCTTAACAAGGATAAAGAAATAATTGCTCTAAGCGAAGATGGTCTAATTAATATAGGAGCTAAATCTATAGTTCTTGCTATGGGATGTAGAGAAAGAACTGCTGGCGCAGTTGCTATGAATGGATATAGGCCAGCAGGAGTATATACAGCAGGTATGGCTCAGAGAATGATGAATATGGAAGGGCTTATGGTAGGTAAGGAAGTAGTTATTTACGGATCAGGTGACATAGGCCTAATAATGGCAAGAAGAATGACACTCGAAGGAGCTAAGGTCAAGTGTGTAGTAGAAATATCTCCTCAGTCAAGCGGTCTTAATAGAAATATAGCTCAGTGTTTAAATGATTATGATATACCGCTATATTTAAGTCATAATATAAACAAGGTTCACGGAAAAGAAAAAATAGAAGGTGTCACTATATGTAAGGTTGATGAAAAATGGCAACCAATAAAAGGGACTGAACAATACTTCTCTTGTGATACTTTATTATTATCAATAGGATTAATACCAGAAAATGAATTGACGGTAAATGCTGGCATAGAAATTGGTGAAGTTACAAATGGACCTAAAGTCAAATCAAATATGGAAACTAGTATGGAAGGTGTATTTAGTTGTGGAAACGTATTACATGTACATGATATAGTTGACTTTGTTACTAAGGAAAGTAGAGTTGCTGGTAAAAATGCAGCTGACTATATCAAAGGAATAAACGATTCAGATGGAAAAAAACTTTTTGAAACTGAAGCTGGAAATGGAGTTTCTTATGTAATACCAAACTATGTAGTATCTGGTGGAAAAGACGGAGCAAACCTATATTTTAGATCTAGAAAACCTTATAAAAAGGTAGAAGTAAAAGTTCTTATAGGGGATAAAGTAATCAAGACTAAAAAAATGCCTGCTATGATACCTTCTGAAATGGTAAACATTCCACTTAGTCCAGAAGAAATAGCGAATTTAAACGACAAGATAAAAGTGGAGGTGAAAGAGATTGGAAAATAA
- a CDS encoding DUF1667 domain-containing protein, with translation MENKKEFTCIVCPVGCHLTVTKEENQYNVNGNTCKRGEIYAQQEMIAPKRNIASTIRVEDGFLNLVPVKTDKQIPKEMIFDVMKEINKYRVTAPIKVGDILIENILGTGSNIVATRNIAKNN, from the coding sequence TTGGAAAATAAGAAAGAATTCACTTGCATAGTGTGTCCTGTAGGATGTCATTTGACAGTAACAAAGGAAGAGAATCAGTACAACGTAAATGGTAATACTTGTAAAAGAGGAGAAATATATGCTCAGCAGGAAATGATTGCTCCAAAGCGCAATATAGCATCTACTATCAGAGTTGAAGATGGTTTTTTAAATTTGGTTCCAGTGAAAACTGATAAGCAAATACCTAAAGAAATGATATTCGATGTTATGAAAGAAATAAATAAGTATAGAGTAACAGCACCTATAAAAGTTGGAGATATTTTAATAGAAAATATTCTTGGAACAGGATCAAATATTGTAGCAACTAGAAATATAGCAAAAAATAATTAA
- a CDS encoding AzlD domain-containing protein, whose translation MLNKNLLIYFIIFVSFIFMFLIRYLPFALSGEKGTSEEFERFIKYIPLGVFVALIIKDVFFKNGQIFISIENYKLIPLVLISIISIKFKNIGLSVISGGIIIFIFINYIY comes from the coding sequence ATGTTGAATAAAAACCTTCTAATCTATTTTATTATCTTTGTTTCATTTATTTTTATGTTTTTAATTCGCTATCTTCCTTTTGCCCTAAGTGGAGAAAAGGGAACTTCAGAAGAATTTGAAAGATTTATAAAATATATACCTCTTGGCGTTTTCGTTGCCTTGATAATAAAGGACGTTTTTTTTAAAAATGGACAAATTTTCATTTCTATCGAAAATTATAAACTTATACCTCTAGTATTAATCAGCATTATCTCTATAAAATTCAAAAATATAGGTCTATCAGTTATTTCTGGAGGAATAATAATTTTTATATTTATTAACTATATATATTAA
- a CDS encoding AzlC family ABC transporter permease, with protein sequence MTKKDKLKKAFFTSLPIAFGYVALGIMGGAMIQKVGFNPLQVVLFAVLVFSGSAVFISASMLASGVSLEISLYLIVTILITNLRNTMYSSSLINDVRDLKGVKKILFSLLVTDETFAIDKIMFEKDKNWDSQQALYLGYFACFFGMIGNLLGALFGEIIDIPVDLAFFMMTSMFVVLTVLRIKDNLDILMLFVAIIVSFIVLSIYQGGLDLIIIALIVTSIGYFLDKKHRIKGGINVE encoded by the coding sequence ATGACAAAAAAGGATAAATTAAAAAAGGCTTTTTTCACATCATTACCTATAGCTTTTGGATATGTTGCACTTGGTATTATGGGAGGAGCCATGATTCAAAAGGTTGGTTTTAATCCATTACAAGTTGTTTTGTTTGCTGTTCTTGTATTTTCAGGTAGTGCTGTATTTATTTCTGCTAGTATGCTAGCTTCTGGAGTTTCACTTGAAATTTCCCTATATCTTATAGTGACGATACTAATAACAAATTTGAGAAATACAATGTATAGCTCGTCTTTGATAAATGATGTAAGAGATTTAAAGGGCGTTAAAAAGATTCTTTTTTCTCTGTTGGTGACAGATGAAACTTTTGCTATAGATAAGATTATGTTTGAAAAAGATAAAAATTGGGATAGTCAACAAGCTCTTTATTTAGGATATTTCGCTTGCTTTTTTGGAATGATTGGTAATTTATTAGGTGCTTTATTTGGTGAAATTATTGATATACCTGTAGACTTAGCATTTTTTATGATGACTAGTATGTTTGTAGTTCTTACAGTCCTTAGAATAAAGGATAATTTAGATATTTTAATGCTTTTTGTTGCTATTATAGTATCATTTATAGTACTTTCTATCTATCAAGGCGGATTAGATCTTATAATTATAGCCTTAATAGTTACAAGCATTGGTTATTTCCTAGATAAAAAACATAGAATAAAAGGAGGGATAAATGTTGAATAA
- the prmC gene encoding peptide chain release factor N(5)-glutamine methyltransferase codes for MQNIKIRNLIIESVKELECISPTPRLDVEILLCHVLKIDKIKLMTSYESYIEEKDLKEFKNYMEKRKKSMPIAYIINKKEFMGYDFYVDENVLIPRPDTELIVEKLYNKIKVVKKDISNGITNRHNNLKILDMCTGSGAIIVSVKKLIQENEVDINAEFYGVDLSKEALNICKKNIKELCVEPIELINSDLFASSKFEELIDSLDIIVSNPPYIEDDIINTLKSDVKDYEPMMALVGGQDGMRFYNAIIEDSLKYLKNNGYLIFESGHNQARKIEKKMLECGYTDINIYKDLQGFERCILGKLVKI; via the coding sequence TTGCAGAATATTAAAATAAGGAACTTAATAATAGAATCCGTTAAAGAATTGGAATGTATTAGTCCTACACCAAGATTAGATGTTGAGATATTGTTATGCCACGTATTGAAAATAGATAAAATAAAATTGATGACATCATATGAATCATATATAGAAGAAAAAGATTTAAAAGAGTTTAAAAATTATATGGAAAAAAGAAAAAAATCAATGCCTATAGCCTATATTATTAATAAAAAGGAATTTATGGGCTATGATTTTTATGTAGATGAAAATGTATTGATACCTAGGCCAGATACAGAATTAATAGTAGAAAAATTATATAATAAAATTAAAGTCGTAAAAAAAGATATTTCTAATGGCATTACTAATAGACATAATAATTTGAAAATATTAGATATGTGTACAGGTTCAGGAGCGATAATAGTCAGTGTTAAAAAACTTATACAAGAAAATGAAGTTGATATAAATGCTGAATTTTATGGTGTAGATTTGTCAAAAGAAGCTCTGAATATATGCAAAAAAAATATTAAAGAGCTATGTGTAGAACCTATAGAATTGATAAATTCAGATCTATTTGCCAGTTCTAAATTTGAAGAGTTAATTGATAGTTTGGATATTATAGTATCAAATCCGCCTTATATTGAAGATGATATAATAAACACATTGAAATCTGATGTGAAGGATTATGAACCTATGATGGCGCTTGTTGGTGGACAGGATGGTATGAGATTTTACAATGCTATTATAGAAGACTCTTTAAAATATTTAAAGAACAATGGATATTTGATATTTGAGTCTGGTCATAATCAAGCAAGAAAGATTGAGAAAAAGATGCTAGAATGTGGATATACTGATATAAATATTTATAAAGATTTACAGGGGTTTGAAAGATGTATTTTAGGAAAATTAGTAAAAATATAG
- the prfA gene encoding peptide chain release factor 1: MLNKLKVLENKYRELSDKVADPEIISDQPTWQKLMKETSEIEPIVMKYREFSKVSQTIEESKTILEEESDEDLRELAKMELSEAEDQIGKIENELKILLVPKDPNDEKNVIVEVRGGAGGDEAALFAGDLFRMYSRYAERRGWKTTLMSSNETGVGGYKEVSFMIKGKGAYSRLKYESGVHRVQRIPTTESGGRIHTSTATVAVLPEVDDVEIQINPEDIRFDVFRASGNGGQCVNTTDSAVRLTHIPTGEVVSCQDEKSQLKNKEKAMKVLKARLYDRALAEQNKDIAAERKSQVGTGDRSERIRTYNFPQGRVSDHRINLTLYKLDAFLDGDLDEMIDALITVDQTEKMSSF, from the coding sequence ATGCTAAATAAGCTTAAAGTCTTAGAAAATAAGTATAGGGAACTAAGCGATAAGGTTGCAGACCCAGAAATAATTAGCGACCAACCGACTTGGCAGAAATTGATGAAGGAAACTTCTGAAATAGAACCAATTGTTATGAAGTATAGAGAATTTTCAAAGGTAAGTCAGACTATAGAAGAGTCAAAGACAATTCTAGAAGAAGAAAGTGATGAAGATTTAAGAGAATTAGCAAAGATGGAATTGTCTGAAGCTGAAGATCAAATAGGTAAGATAGAAAATGAATTAAAGATATTACTTGTTCCAAAGGATCCTAATGATGAAAAGAATGTTATAGTAGAAGTTAGAGGTGGAGCAGGTGGAGACGAAGCAGCTTTATTTGCGGGAGATTTATTTAGAATGTATAGCAGATATGCTGAAAGAAGAGGTTGGAAAACAACTTTGATGTCTTCAAATGAAACAGGCGTTGGAGGATACAAAGAAGTATCATTTATGATAAAGGGTAAGGGAGCTTATTCAAGGCTTAAGTATGAATCAGGTGTGCATAGAGTTCAAAGAATACCTACAACTGAATCAGGTGGTAGAATACATACATCTACAGCAACTGTTGCTGTACTACCAGAAGTAGATGATGTAGAAATACAGATAAATCCAGAAGATATTCGATTTGATGTATTTAGAGCATCTGGTAACGGTGGTCAGTGTGTAAATACTACGGATTCTGCTGTAAGACTTACTCATATACCAACTGGTGAAGTGGTATCTTGTCAGGATGAAAAATCACAGTTAAAGAATAAAGAAAAAGCTATGAAAGTATTAAAGGCCAGATTATATGATAGAGCCTTAGCTGAACAAAATAAGGATATAGCTGCTGAAAGAAAATCTCAGGTAGGTACTGGAGATAGATCTGAAAGAATAAGAACTTACAATTTCCCACAGGGTAGAGTAAGCGATCATAGAATAAACTTAACTTTATACAAATTAGATGCTTTCTTAGACGGAGATTTAGATGAAATGATAGACGCATTAATAACAGTTGACCAAACTGAAAAAATGTCATCATTCTAA